AAAATAATTAGAGAGGAAAGAAAGCTTATCTAAGGTAATATTCTCATCCTGCACCCAGATAGAAATAAGATTAGAGCCCATTTGAGAAAAGGTTTTGATAAGCTCATCTATCCTCTTTGAAACAGAATAAAGGTTTATTGTGCTTGAGAGAATTCCCATTGAAATAACCAGGATTATAAGGGAAGACCTTAATTTAAAGCTTCCTAGGTCTTTTCTTGCCAAAAAGAAAAGGTCAGATGCTTTCATTTACAAAAAACCCATCCTTTAAATGATAGACCTTTTTTGTTCTATTGGCAACTGCTATATTATGGGTTACCACAATAATGGTTATTCCCTCTTTCTCATTAAGTCTTGACAAGATAGACATTATCTCCTCACTAGAGCTTGAATCAAGATTCCCGGTTGGCTCATCGGCCAAAATAACCTGCGGTGAATTTGCTAATGCCCTGGCAATGGCAACCCTTTGCTGTTCTCCACCCGATAATTCAGATGGGTTATGAAATAGCCTATCTCCTAATCCTACCTCTGAAAGGCAGAAATTCGCCCTCTCTTCCCTTTGTTTCTTCGAAACACCTTTGTAGATTAAGGGAAGCCCCACATTATCTTGTGCATTGAACCTTGGGAGAAGATGGAATGCCTGAAAGACAAAGCCTATTTTTTTATTGCGGATTAAAGAAAGCTCGTCATCACTTAAGGATGAAACCTCTTTTCCATCAAGGATATAGCTTCCTAAGGTTGGAATATCCAAACAGCCAATAATGGAAAGAAGGGTTGACTTTCCCGAGCCAGATGGGCCCATAATCGAGACAAAATCACCCCCTTTTATCTCAA
This sequence is a window from bacterium. Protein-coding genes within it:
- a CDS encoding ABC transporter ATP-binding protein; its protein translation is MIELKNISKTYFLKASRVEALKNISLEIKGGDFVSIMGPSGSGKSTLLSIIGCLDIPTLGSYILDGKEVSSLSDDELSLIRNKKIGFVFQAFHLLPRFNAQDNVGLPLIYKGVSKKQREERANFCLSEVGLGDRLFHNPSELSGGEQQRVAIARALANSPQVILADEPTGNLDSSSSEEIMSILSRLNEKEGITIIVVTHNIAVANRTKKVYHLKDGFFVNESI